From Pempheris klunzingeri isolate RE-2024b chromosome 16, fPemKlu1.hap1, whole genome shotgun sequence, a single genomic window includes:
- the abitram gene encoding protein Abitram, whose translation MDDVEQKDSEAKAPSVVDRYFTRWYRADMKGKPCEDHCILQHSNRLCVVTLADTHPILQNGRTIKSINYQISNGCSRLNNKVSGKSKRGGQFLTDFAPLCRITCTDETEYTIYSCIRGRLLEVNERILETPTLLLEKPSTEGYIAVILPKFEESKSITENLLGREEFESLVSKRTATQSQPS comes from the exons ATGGACGACGTGGAGCAGAAAGACTCAGAAGCAAAAGCTCCGTCAGTTGTCGACCGATATTTCACACGATGGTACAGAGCGG ATATGAAGGGGAAACCATGTGAGGACCACTGCATCCTGCAGCATTCAAACAG ACTATGTGTCGTCACGTTGGCAGACACTCACCCGATCCTTCAGAATGGGCGGACAATCAAAAGCATCAATTACCAGATCAGTAATGGCTGCAGCCGGCTGAACAATAAAGTGTCTGGGAAGTCCAAGCGG GGGGGTCAGTTCCTCACTGATTTCGCACCTCTGTGCAGGATAACATGCACAGATGAAACTGAATATACAATCTATAG CTGCATCCGGGGCCGTCTACTTGAGGTCAATGAGCGCATTTTGGAAACACCTACTCTCTTGCTGGAAaag CCATCCACTGAGGGATATATCGCTGTCATCCTGCCAAAGTTTGAGGAGAGCAAGAGCATAACAGAGAATCTTCTGGGCAGAGAGGAGTTCGAGAGCCTCGTCTCCAAACGTACCGCTACCCAATCCCAACCCTCTTGA